CCTTGTCGGCCATCTCACGGTACAGGGCCATCTGCCACTGCATGGGGGGACACGGGGCCATGGTGACCATGGGGACATGGTGGGGCACATGGGGACACAGGCATCACAATGACCATGGGGAAATGGGGGTGGCTGATTCTGGAACACTCCATGTTCAGGTGTGCGAGGCCATGGAACCTGTTACCGGAGGCACCAGGAGATGACAACTGCCCCACGGAACACAAGTTACCAGTGGAGGAGGCAACAGCAGCTCCCCTGGCGGTTCCCATCTTGGTGTCTTGGTGCCGGTGACGCCTGTGGACACACGAGCGTGGAACGAGGTGGGTGGCGATCGTGTTCTTTGGGTGCTTTAGGAGTTCCCAAGATCACCTCAAGTGACTTCACCAGAGTCGCTGCTTTGGACTCGGCGCGTGAGTTCCACTGGCTGAGCCGGCAGCCGAGCGCTCCGGCTGCCTGAAATCCTGGGATCTCCCTTCATTTCTTGTGGGGAGAGCAAGGGCCTGTGGGGATGGGGCGAGGGGGAACGGCCTTAACCTGACGGAGAGGGGAGAGTGAGATGAGATCtcaggaagaagctcttccctgtgagggtggtgggacactggccCAGGGtggcccagagaagctgtggctgccccatccctggcagtgttcaagaccaggttggacacaggggcttggagcaacctgctctagtggaaggtgtccctgcgcatggcaggggttggaactggatgagctttaaggtcccttccagtcaTGTGCGTAAATATTTAGTGCCTCTACAACTGAAGTGTTCCAGGGAGATCAGGTTTTGATAAAAGCTCCTGGTGTGCTGAATGCATGGTGGGTTTGTGTGATCTCTGAAAAGGGATTAGAGCTCAGCTGAAGCAGTGACCCCTGGTGTCACAGAgtgtgtttccttccttttcagggGTGGATTTCTATGGGGAAAGAGTCCCAGCTATTTCTGGAGTCCCCAGCTGTGCAGGTCCTAGCAGGACACTACAGATACCATTGAAAACTACCTGCCTGTTTCCTTGGTACATGGTTGAGTTGATTTGGAGATAAATCTGACTCTACAGATCTAACACCAAAAGGAATTGTTCACCTCACGTGCAGTAGACACGAAGATCAGTTGCTGTGTCACGTGCACTTGCCAATTATTGAGGAAACTATCCATGgactgggaaaggaggaaatttTTAGTTAATTGTTGTTCTTCCTGGTAAAACCTGTTGGGCTTTAGCATCTTGTTCCATATTTTCAATGGTAATTGGAAtgcatttttgttattaaaaataatatttcactCCCTACTCCCCTGTGTTCTAGGAGAAACAGCAACAAGGGTCTCCGTCAAGCCATCTTTGTCACAGAGTGGTGTGGTCACCTCTTGCCTCTGTGCCTACAAACAGAGTAGTGCTGAACTCCAGTGATAAATTGAGGGACATTTTTGGTTGGTTTACTCAGTTGTTAAGAGTTTGTTAAATGTGTTGAAGTATCGTTATCTATATGAGGAGGTTTCTGCAATAACGTTACTTTTCCAGCTGATTTCCATGCTCTAATGTGTAGCAGAATGGTTAGCAACaaacagaatagaatagaaattAGTGAAATTATGGTAGGATGTAAAATTCATCTTAAAGTCCCAGTTGCTGTTGGTGACCATCCAAACAGCGTATCCCACCAGGGATGTTGTCATGGTCAGTGTGTGGACTTGCTAGTGACAGGTTGatggttggactcgatgttCTCAAGAGtcttttccaaattaaatgattctgtgattctaagaaaaGTTCATTTTTAGCCGTAACTCTGTCTCTCAGCAGACAAATGAcactgcaggaaggcagtgtgtctcccagctgagggagggaaAATCAGTGCTTGCTTCAGGCTGTTTCACGTGACGTTCCCCTGAGTCTCCTACCAGCCCAAAAAGAAACTCAGGATGAGATGCCTGGATTGACTCAGCTGCATCACTTTCCCCTGCAGTGGTAGCAAAGAAGATCCCTCCCTTTTACTGTCAGAGTTTTCTCCTTAATGATGTGGCAAGAAAAGGAGATTACAGGGCCTAATTGTGTGCCTGATAGTTCAAATGTCACCACAGAAATAGGTGTGtctcccagctgagggagggaacaTGAGTGCTTGCTTCAAGCTGTTTCCCATGGTATTTCCCTGGAGCCCCAGGACCccttgttttgctctgtgttttttgGGCAGGGGCAGTAGAAAGGGCAtagacagcaacagaaagaatgaTCGTATTTTACTATTGATATTAAGGTAATGTAGAAACAAAATTGTATATTGGATAAAACAATTAGCTTGCTATGCTCTAGGTTTACGCAATGAACAGAATAAGCAAGGTGATGCACTTAATCATTGCTATAAGAGAAAGAGAATAGTgattaagaaaaagatacatCCCCAATTGCCTAAATACGTTCCCATCATCCAGATCCACAGTTGCTGGGGAGCCCCTGTTGCAGGGAGGTTTTGGGGAACCTCTCCCAGCAATTGGGAAGTTCTGTGCGGTGCGTCCACCTGTAGATGAGGTCTCCAAAGTCGCTGGAAGGGGGTCCAGCTTTTGTAGACCCAAATCATCAAGTCAGAATGACTTGCATATTCTGTTGTGCGGAAACATCTGGTGGTACACCCCCCGACCAAGCGAGCCCAGGGCTTGGCCAGAGCCCGGGGCACGGTTGGTGGGTTTCCTAAAATACCTTGCAGGGAATTGCACAAGATCCTTGCAGGCAGTTGCACAGAATCCTCGCAAGAGTCATCAGACTTAGAGTGTCCATTCTGGTATTAAACCAGGTAGCATAGGCGGTTTGTTGAGTCTATCTATAAGGTTTATCTATTTCAAAACGTCAGCATCAGCAGTTTATCGTTCTGTCTTAACATTGTGTCAGACTTATTGTCAGATTATTGTCCTGCCATGGGACGTGGCACCACGACTCACCCAAAAGTGGCAACACAGGAGCCGGTGGGCCAGGCGAGGATGACGGAGGTGCTGTCCTCATCGCTGCCATCCTCCTCTCGCTCTTCTCAAACCAGTCTCTCCAGACAGGAAGGGTGGATGGTGTGTGGTGTTGGATTGCTGCATGCTGAAGCCGGTTCCAGTTCCATCACTGCAGCACTTGTCTGGTGTGATCAAAGTCCATTCTTCATGAATGTGGTGATCAAGGGAGTCAGGTTCAGATCCTCAAATCCAGAGCGATGGGGAAAGGTGCCACAAGGTGTCCCACGCAGTGATGGGTGTTCAGCCGCCATGGAAGCGATCCCATTCAATGTGCACTGAGCAAGGCACTCATGTCATAGATACTGGGGATGGTGTCCTCATtgttccccagccctgccaccgCTGCTGGCTCCTTTGGGGCAGCCGCCCTCCACAGTGTTCTCAGACAGGTCAGGGAGCACATTGAGCAAAGCACTAATCTCATAGACATCAGGGACAGTGTCCTCATTGTTCCCCACTGCCACCGCTGGCTGCCTGGGGCAGCCGCCCTCCACCATGGACTTGGACAGGTCAGGGAGAGCATAGAGCAAGGCAGACAAATCATAGGCACTAGGGATGGTGTCCTCATTGTCTGCCTGCCCTGCCACTGCTGTTGGCACCTTGCGGTAGCTGCCCTCCACCACGTTCTCAGACCCATCAGGGAGAGCACTGAGCAAGGCACTCATATCGTAGATGTTGGGGATGTTGTCCTCATtgttccccagccctgccactgctgctggttCCTTGGAGCAGCAGCCCTTCACCACGGACTGGGACAGGTCAGGGAGAGCATAGAGCAAGGCAGACAAATCATAGACTCCAGGGATGGTGTCCTCATTGTCAGCCTGCCCTGCCACCGCTGCTGGCTCCTTGGGGAGCTGCTGGACCTGGGCAGGCTCAGCGGAGGCCGGCAGCCCCGGGACAGAGGGCAGCACACAGGCACGCACAGGAGGCAGCATGGCCGGAGCGGTGAAGCTCACGCCGGGCACCTCCGATGCCAGGGGCAGCTGGAGAGGGAGCCTCTCTGttgggagaagcagagaggtGATGGGGTGAGagctgggcaggcagagccGGCTGGGGATTACCTGGAGGGCAGGAGCCCCAGGAGGagcgggagctgctgctgtaccTGCCATGGCTGTGGGTCAGTGTTGGTTGGGTGGGGGCCAGCTGCCCCCTCCCTCGGGTTCCACCCCAACGTTCCACCAGTCCTGGCTGCTTCAGCAGCCTCGCAGGGCTTTGGTTTGCCAGACACAGCAACTGCCCCTCACAATGCCTTCCTGCCCTGCTGATGGTTTCCTGTCCTGAACAGTGGTTTCCCATGCCCATGATGGTTTCCCATCCCAGCTGTGGTTTTTGGGGACGTGTATTTCGTGTCCaaggggaagggatggggcCAGCAATGCTGACGTGCATGTTTCCCAGTCTTCCCCAGTGGTAGAAGTGGGAAGGGGGCTTGTGgcacttagaatcatagaatcatagaatcgtaagggttggaaaggaccttaagatcatctagttccaacccccctgccatgggcagggacaccttgccctaaaccatgtggctcaaggctctgtccaacctggccttgaacaccgccagggatggagcatccacaacctccctgggcaacccattccagtgcttcaccaccctcactgtaaagaacttcttccttatatctaatctaaacttcctctgtttaagtttgaacccattaccccttgtcctaccactacagtccctaaggaagagtccctccccagcatccttgtagacccccttcagatactggaaggctgctatgaggtcaccacgcagccttctcttctccaggctgaacagccccaactttctcagcctgtcttcatacgggaggtgctccagccctcttatcatcctcgtggccctcctctggacttgctccaacagctccatgtcctttttatgttgaggacaccagaactgtacgcagtactccaagtgaggtctcacaagagcagagtagaggggcaggatcacctccttcgacctgctggtcacgcttcttttgatgcagcccaggatacggttggctttctgggctgcaggcgcacactgccggctcatgttaagcttctcgtcaaccaacacccccaagtccttttctgcagggttgctctgaatctcttctctgcccagcctgtagcagtgcctggggttgccccgacccaggtgtaggaccttgcacttgccttggttaaacttcataaggttggcatcggcccacctcacaagcgtgtcaaggtccctctggatggcatcccttcccttcagcgtatcaaccgaaccacacagcttggtgtcatcggcaaacttgctgagggcgcactcaatcccactgtccatgtcaccgacaaagatgttgaacaggaccggtcccaacaccgatccctgagggacaccactcgttacaggtttccaactggacatcgagccatttaccacaactctttgcgtgcggccatcgagccagttttttatccaccgagtggtccatctatcaaattgatgtctctccaatttagagacaaggatgtcatgtgggacagtgtcgaatgctttgcacaagtccaggtagatgacatcaactgctctgccgctgtccatcatcaactgctctgccgctgtccatcagttccgtggctccatcatagaaggccaccaaattggtcaggcaggatttccccttagtgaagccatgttggctgtcaccaaccacctcgttgtttttcatgtgccttagcatgttttccaggagaaactgttccaagattttgccaggcacagaggtgaggctgactggtctgtagttccccgggtcttccaccttccccttcttgaaaatgggggttatattacccttcttccagtcatcgggaacttcacctgactgccaggatttttcgaatatgatggacagtggcttagcaacttcattcgccagctccttcaggacccgtggatggatttcatcaggtcccatggacttgtgcacgttcaggttcttaagatggtctcgaacctgatcctctcctacagtgggcctaaggtcttcgttctcacagtccctgcatttgctttccaagacttgggttgtgtggtcagagcatttgctggtgaagactgaggcaaagaagtcattaagaacctcagccttctccaaatccatggtagccagttctcctgatagcttctggagagggcctacattgtccctagcctgtcttttatttgctacgtatctatagaatcctttcctgtttgggttgttttttcctcccccctctcaGGAGACTGATCCCCCCTGGATGGCATCTTTGCTGCCTCTCGTCACCCTGTCACTGGCGTTTGGGACCCTGGTTGGTGGGACCCACGGGACTTGTTATGAAAATTCTCTTCCCCCTAACTATTAGATAAACCAGTCTTTAAAGTATTAACATTCTTTTacttatatatgtgtgtgtatacatatgtatactGTAATGTGATGAGGTAGTAGATTTTTACTGGAAGCTTCAACTCAGCCCTGGAAGTATGACTTTTCTTTATGGTATGTTAGAGCTGTctgtgaaggagaaggagagcaTAGAGCAAGGCAGACAAATCATAGACTCCAGGGATGGTGTCCGCATTGACAGCATGACAGAAATAATGGTAGAatcccagcccctccagcaTGTCTTTGAACCCCTCCCACTGTCCCGCACACCATTAATCAGTATCTCTTGCAGGACTTGCTCCAGGGACATCTGGATCAATAGACAagagcaggactgcagcagaaatagcaTTAGCGCCTGGCAGAGTTTGACTAGGACTAGTAATTGGTTGGGAGGGTGCTAGTGCTTAGGCCAAGTGACTAGCACTAGTACGTGACCGTTTGAAGGGTATGAGAGCCCTGTGTAAAAACATTTGGGGTTCCACAGTGTGTCTGGGACACCCTTGTAATTCTCCACTTTGCATTCCAGCCTCTCGCCTTGGATGAGATCCCAAAATTCCCAAATTTTTGGTGGGAATTTCGGgattttggggcttttttccactttccccctctccccctgGGACACCCTCTCCCTGGCGGGGGGGTTTGACCAGGCAGAAGTGGCGGGCCATGGCACAAGATCGGGGCTGTGCGGTATGGGTTTTGGGTACTGGGTTAGGGGGGGCGGGACGGGATGGGACTGTGTGTGCACAGCGGGGCGTGTGCTTTGGGGGTCGAGGTTGTTCCCCCGCATCGTCACATCACTCACCCTCGTTCCCTGTCATTGAGGCTGGTTTTGGTCgatgctgaaatacagcagccGATGCGGCTGGGGTTCTGCAGACATCGCAGCCTCCACCCCCCCCCATGGCGTGCGCGCACACACctatacacatgcacacatacacacacgcacacacatgcaaacacaaaCATGCATACACAAACATCCACACACACGCATACACATGaacacatgcatgtgcacacacgcATGCATCTGCACACACAcgcacgtgcacacacacagacacgcACGTGCAGACACATGCACAGAcgtacacatgcacacatgcatgctCGCACACACATGCACGTGCACACATATgaacatacatgcacacacacatgcacacaagcacACGCATGTGCACAGAGACGCACACACGCGCatgtacacatgcacacacacatgaatgtacacacacgcacacatcCACATGCACACGCACACATGTGCACGCACACACCGGCAGGCGATTGCTGCGGAGGGAGGGCgataggtagatagatagacagatagatacatagatacatacatacatacatactaCATACATAGATACATGgataaataaatgaaggaataaaaaacccaaaaaattaaaaagaaaagcttaaaaaaccccaaacccagattcggtaaaaagaaagaaacagacaaagGAATTAAAGGATGAATTCACGAATGCATGAATCCATGAAGGAATAATTCACCAACTCGAATTAACGAGTTATGGTTAACGAATTGACTGGGTGGACGGACGCGGCACAGACCTAAGTGTGCCGGGGGGGTGGGACGTGGGAGCAAGGGGCCGGAGGCTGGATCGACACCACAGAACAGTGAGGTAGgtcctagggaaaaaaatagcgCACTCCAGGTCTACCacatgtgtgtgcgtgtgtgcatgtgtgtgtgcgtgcataTGTCAGTGCACGTGAGTGTGTGCACGTGCGTGCGTATTtgcatgcgtgtgtgtgttcgtgtgtgtgcgtgtgcacaaacaaacaaaacccaaaaaaaccaaccaaacagaaaaaaaaaagcaaaccaacacaCCAACCCACCACCAAACCAGCTGCAAGCACGGGACAGCGCCGGGCCGCTGCCTCCAACCGGTCCCCCCCGCCAGCCAGAGACGTGTCTCGGGGCGGGGTGTGGGGGGTGTCGGCAGACAGACACGGGAAACCAAAAAACAAtgaaacccccaaaacccacagaacaAACAAATGTGGCAGCGCCGGGACCCGCCTCCGCCCGCCTGGTCCCCACCACCGGCCACAGCGTGTTCCGGGGGGGCGGGGACTGTGCCCTCAGCGGCCCCTGCGACTCGCAGCGCTTTTCCTCACATGCGGCTCCtcccctgagctctgcagctggatggGGCAGCTCCTTtacaccagctccctcctgctttccttggggaactgggctgcaccagccacagagaagctttctctgcagtgcctgCAAACACGAGTTACACAATATTACAATCTAATAAACTTTAAACCTTCTCAGTTCTGTGATGAGTCCAAGCAGCATCTAACGTGATCCCCTTTTCACAAGGGACTTGGTAGAACAGTTTCAAAAGGATTGTCATGAAAGGAGACATATAAACACAATTAAGGTGTTGACCAAAGAGTTAATCAGACTTCTGAAAGAAGGGGCAAGTTTCTAACTCTCTGCAGCTCAAGGCAGAAACCAGAGAGTTGAGACGATCTGAATGGCCAAAGAGCAAGTGCAGGAGGAAAGGTGAGAGCAATGTCCACATGTCCAGATAGTCTACTGGAAAGATGTCCTTAGACATGGCCATTTAATcaggagaggtggaaaaacTTTCATGACAAGAAAGACAGAGTGAGGGTAATACAAATAATGGGGAAGATcaagttttcttctcctgccattAGTGCACTTCCTGGAAATTCCCATTCTGTCCTGGTGGGAAAAGACTGGcctttcttgaaaatactgAAGCGATTGAGCTGATGGAAACATGCTTGTATATTTGTGGATAGACTTTCATTTCCATAGCCATTAAGTGACGTCTTATGGGCCTCCAGGCATTCAAACAAGATCATTTGTgtcctgcacagagctgtgtgCCCCAAAACCTTCCCTGCCCAGGACTTCTCAGTCTTTGCACAGAGCGAGTCACTGAAGTGTCAGCCTCTCTTGGCTGGTGAAGGTGTTAGTTCAGATGGTCACCTACAGCACAGGAGGATTCACGTCCCATCAACTTTTGCTCTGCTCCAGTTAGCAATGGGGCCTAACATCATCACAGGACCTCAAGAGaactgaggctggaagggatgCCAGGAGGTCTCAAGGCCAACCTGTCAGAAAGAGGGTCAGAGCAAGTGGTTCAAGGCTTGATTCAGTCCCATCTGGAAAACCCTAAGGCcagagactgcacagcctctctgggggACCTGATGCAGCGCTTGCCTCAGCCTATGGGCACAAGGTTTCCTTATGTCCTGGCTGAACCTCTCCTCTGTCACTATCTcccattgccttttgtcctcccACCAGGCACCATGGTGATGATTCATAGAAATTGTTAAAAACTCatcaacaaagttttaagttgacaagcaggtattctttattgcggcgccGGAGAACAcaggggatagctcctcctagcatgtTCTGTCTGAGCATCAATcaaaccgtgattatattgttgttagtcatacatattcattatattgtatacatattcatgaagttgtttatacatgacatcacattcctagaacattcttcccacacgcgcactttattatggtagtggtctttggtggtcgtttcttcatcatcttcctcttcatcaccttatcttttccttgaattcttgttctggtagtctttgaggtctgcgcagtagataagtgcttacgccagtttaattagttcggtaacgctgctgacataagtgagtgatttcttctcgtccttctacttatcggttaacttagctacagcacatcctgaacatctgctagtttcagacactctttatctacagtcctgttttgcttacagtAAATTTTGTGCAAAGGTCATAgggttctaaaactatgtcagctacaatgatttatcttatacaaggatccttattatgttcttttggttgg
The Strigops habroptila isolate Jane chromosome 19, bStrHab1.2.pri, whole genome shotgun sequence DNA segment above includes these coding regions:
- the LOC115617885 gene encoding uncharacterized protein LOC115617885: MVSSLFPSPATAAGSFGAAALHSVLRQVREHIEQSTNLIDIRDSVLIVPHCHRWLPGAAALHHGLGQVRESIEQGRQIIGTRDGVLIVCLPCHCCWHLAVAALHHVLRPIRESTEQGTHIVDVGDVVLIVPQPCHCCWLLGELLDLGRLSGGRQPRDRGQHTGTHRRQHGRSGEAHAGHLRCQGQLEREPLCWEKQRGDGVRAGQAEPAGDYLEGRSPRRSGSCCCTCHGCGSVLVGWGPAAPSLGFHPNVPPVLAASAASQGFGLPDTATAPHNAFLPC